From the genome of Anopheles moucheti chromosome 3, idAnoMoucSN_F20_07, whole genome shotgun sequence, one region includes:
- the LOC128300750 gene encoding threonine--tRNA ligase 1, cytoplasmic isoform X4 → MSENAPVAEMEKLDLNKQKASKAKKEKQKNAAAEKAAVETAQAGQASNAGGASKDGPEFIDHRIKIYDELMAQYKEELEKKEKTPIKVTLPDGKQVDGLSWQTTPYDVARGISQGLADNTVISRVNNELWDLDRPLEGDCKLQLLKFDDPDAQAVFWHSSAHILGEAMENRYGGHLCYGPPIENGFYYDMFLEGSGISNQDYGTLESEVKRIVKEKQPFERLVMKKADLLRMFEYNQFKVRILNEKVTTDTTTVYRCGPLIDLCRGPHVRNTGKVKALKVVKNSATYWEGKADAETLQRVYGISFPDPKQLKEWEKIQEEAAKRDHRKLGKEQELFFFHELSPGSCFFQPKGAHIYNTLMGFIRSEYRKRGFQEVISPNIYNAKLWQTSGHWQHYAENMFSFESEKETFALKPMNCPGHCLMFDHRNRSWRELPLRMADFGVLHRNELSGALTGLTRVRRFQQDDAHIFCMPEQIREEITGCLDFLRHVYTVFGFTFNLVLSTRPEKYLGEIEVWNEAEKALADSLDKFGEPWKENPGDGAFYGPKIDITIMDALKRNHQCATIQLDFQLPIRFNLNYIDDNGEKKRPVIIHRAVLGSVERMIAILTENYAGKWPFWLSPRQVMVVPVGPMYDDYADKVRQRLHEAGFMVEADLDAGDTMNKKIRNAQLAQFNFILVVGEKERGSETVNVRTRDNKVHGEVSVDDLVTKLSKLRDEYARGEDQF, encoded by the exons ATGTCGGAAAACGCTCCAGTCGCCGAGATGGAAAAGCTGGAtttgaacaaacaaaag GCAAGTAAGGCGAAGAAGGAGAAACAGAAGAATGCTGCAGCGGAAAAAG CAGCCGTCGAAACCGCTCAGGCCGGTCAGGCTTCGAATGCCGGTGGAGCATCCAAAGATGGGCCGGAATTCATTGATCACCGGATCAAGATCTATGATGAGCTGATGGCTCAGTACAAGGAGGAACTGGAGAAGAAAGAGAAGACTCCCATCAAGGTAACGTTACCCGATGGCAAGCAGGTGGATGGATTAAGCTGGCAAACAACACCGTACGACGTGGCAAGAGGAATCAGCCAGGGATTGGCGGATAATACCGTGATTTCGCGCGTAAACAACGAATTGTGGGATCTGGACCGTCCGCTCGAGGGTGACTGTAAGCTGCAGCTGCTCAAGTTCGACGATCCTGACGCGCAAGCCGTATTCTGGCACAGTTCGGCCCACATCCTAGGGGAAGCGATGGAAAATCGTTACGGTGGTCACCTCTGTTACGGGCCACCGATCGAGAACGGGTTCTACTACGACATGTTCCTGGAGGGTAGTGGAATTTCTAACCAGGATTACGGTACGCTGGAATCGGAGGTTAAGCGCATCGTAAAGGAGAAACAACCGTTTGAGCGGCTGGTAATGAAGAAAGCCGATCTTTTACGCATGTTCGAGTACAACCAGTTTAAAGTGCGTATTTTGAACGAGAAAGTAACAACCGACACTACAACGGTGTACCGGTGTGGCCCCTTAATTGATCTGTGCCGTGGGCCGCATGTACGAAACACGGGCAAGGTGAAGGCGTTAAAGGTGGTGAAGAACTCGGCCACCTACTGGGAGGGTAAGGCGGATGCGGAAACACTGCAGCGCGTGTACGGAATTTCGTTCCCTGATCCGAAGCAGCTGAAGGAATGGGAAAAAATTCAGGAAGAGGCGGCCAAACGTGACCATCGGAAGTTGGGCAAGGAGCAGGAACTGTTCTTCTTCCACGAACTGTCACCCGGGTCGTGCTTTTTCCAACCGAAAGGTGCCCACATCTACAACACGCTGATGGGTTTCATTCGGAGCGAGTACCGTAAGCGTGGCTTCCAGGAAGTTATTTCACCGAATATTTACAACGCGAAGCTGTGGCAAACGTCCGGTCACTGGCAGCACTACGCGGAGAATATGTTTTCGTTCGAGAGCGAAAAGGAAACGTTCGCGTTGAAGCCAATGAACTGTCCGGGgcattgtttaatgtttgacCATCGGAACCGATCGTGGCGTGAGTTGCCACTGCGTATGGCGGATTTTGGTGTGCTTCATCGCAATGAGCTGTCCGGCGCACTGACCGGATTGACGCGTGTACGTCGATTCCAGCAGGATGATGCACATATCTTCTGCATGCCGGAACAAATTCGTGAAGAAATTACCGGCTGTTTGGACTTTTTGCGACACGTGTACACGGTCTTTGGATTTACCTTCAATTTGGTCCTCTCCACACGGCCCGAGAAGTATCTGGGTGAGATTGAGGTGTGGAACGAGGCGGAAAAAGCGCTTGCCGACTCACTCGATAAGTTTGGCGAACCGTGGAAAGAAAATCCGGGCGATGGTGCGTTCTACGGTCCGAAGATTGACATTACGATTATGGATGCGCTCAAGCGAAACCATCAATGTGCTACGATTCAGCTCGATTTCCAACTGCCGATTCGGTTCAACCTGAACTACATCGACGACAATGGGGAAAAGAAACGACCGGTCATCATTCACCGTGCGGTGCTGGGCTCGGTGGAACGTATGATTGCCATCCTGACGGAAAATTATGCCGGCAAGTGGCCGTTCTGGTTGTCCCCACGGCAGGTGATGGTGGTCCCGGTCGGACCGATGTACGATGATTATGCGGACAAGGTGCGGCAGCGGCTGCACGAGGCCGGGTTTATGGTAGAGGCCGATCTGGATGCGGGCGATACTATGAACAAGAAAATCCGCAACGCACAGTTGGCACAGTTTAACTTTATATTGG TGGTTGGCGAGAAAGAACGAGGCTCGGAAACGGTAAATGTGCGCACACGCGACAACAAGGTCCATGGCGAGGTATCAGTGGACGATTTGGTAACAAAGCTATCAAAGCTGCGTGACGAGTATGCTCGCGGAGAAGATCAGTTTTAA
- the LOC128300750 gene encoding threonine--tRNA ligase 1, cytoplasmic isoform X2: MQQTVGVLAGRCARWSLVTGVRIAYRGNGSREWLMLRQLHRLAQPTIGNQHSGKNRPFATLASKAKKEKQKNAAAEKAAVETAQAGQASNAGGASKDGPEFIDHRIKIYDELMAQYKEELEKKEKTPIKVTLPDGKQVDGLSWQTTPYDVARGISQGLADNTVISRVNNELWDLDRPLEGDCKLQLLKFDDPDAQAVFWHSSAHILGEAMENRYGGHLCYGPPIENGFYYDMFLEGSGISNQDYGTLESEVKRIVKEKQPFERLVMKKADLLRMFEYNQFKVRILNEKVTTDTTTVYRCGPLIDLCRGPHVRNTGKVKALKVVKNSATYWEGKADAETLQRVYGISFPDPKQLKEWEKIQEEAAKRDHRKLGKEQELFFFHELSPGSCFFQPKGAHIYNTLMGFIRSEYRKRGFQEVISPNIYNAKLWQTSGHWQHYAENMFSFESEKETFALKPMNCPGHCLMFDHRNRSWRELPLRMADFGVLHRNELSGALTGLTRVRRFQQDDAHIFCMPEQIREEITGCLDFLRHVYTVFGFTFNLVLSTRPEKYLGEIEVWNEAEKALADSLDKFGEPWKENPGDGAFYGPKIDITIMDALKRNHQCATIQLDFQLPIRFNLNYIDDNGEKKRPVIIHRAVLGSVERMIAILTENYAGKWPFWLSPRQVMVVPVGPMYDDYADKVRQRLHEAGFMVEADLDAGDTMNKKIRNAQLAQFNFILVVGEKERGSETVNVRTRDNKVHGEVSVDDLVTKLSKLRDEYARGEDQF, translated from the exons ATGCAACAGACAGTCGGTGTGTTGGCGGGCCGATGTGCACGATGGTCGCTGGTGACCGGTGTTCGGATTGCGTACCGTGGAAATGGTAGCCGGGAATGGTTGATGTTACGGCAGTTGCATCGATTGGCGCAGCCTACTATTGGAAATCAGCATTCCGGCAAGAATCGTCCTTTTGCTACACTG GCAAGTAAGGCGAAGAAGGAGAAACAGAAGAATGCTGCAGCGGAAAAAG CAGCCGTCGAAACCGCTCAGGCCGGTCAGGCTTCGAATGCCGGTGGAGCATCCAAAGATGGGCCGGAATTCATTGATCACCGGATCAAGATCTATGATGAGCTGATGGCTCAGTACAAGGAGGAACTGGAGAAGAAAGAGAAGACTCCCATCAAGGTAACGTTACCCGATGGCAAGCAGGTGGATGGATTAAGCTGGCAAACAACACCGTACGACGTGGCAAGAGGAATCAGCCAGGGATTGGCGGATAATACCGTGATTTCGCGCGTAAACAACGAATTGTGGGATCTGGACCGTCCGCTCGAGGGTGACTGTAAGCTGCAGCTGCTCAAGTTCGACGATCCTGACGCGCAAGCCGTATTCTGGCACAGTTCGGCCCACATCCTAGGGGAAGCGATGGAAAATCGTTACGGTGGTCACCTCTGTTACGGGCCACCGATCGAGAACGGGTTCTACTACGACATGTTCCTGGAGGGTAGTGGAATTTCTAACCAGGATTACGGTACGCTGGAATCGGAGGTTAAGCGCATCGTAAAGGAGAAACAACCGTTTGAGCGGCTGGTAATGAAGAAAGCCGATCTTTTACGCATGTTCGAGTACAACCAGTTTAAAGTGCGTATTTTGAACGAGAAAGTAACAACCGACACTACAACGGTGTACCGGTGTGGCCCCTTAATTGATCTGTGCCGTGGGCCGCATGTACGAAACACGGGCAAGGTGAAGGCGTTAAAGGTGGTGAAGAACTCGGCCACCTACTGGGAGGGTAAGGCGGATGCGGAAACACTGCAGCGCGTGTACGGAATTTCGTTCCCTGATCCGAAGCAGCTGAAGGAATGGGAAAAAATTCAGGAAGAGGCGGCCAAACGTGACCATCGGAAGTTGGGCAAGGAGCAGGAACTGTTCTTCTTCCACGAACTGTCACCCGGGTCGTGCTTTTTCCAACCGAAAGGTGCCCACATCTACAACACGCTGATGGGTTTCATTCGGAGCGAGTACCGTAAGCGTGGCTTCCAGGAAGTTATTTCACCGAATATTTACAACGCGAAGCTGTGGCAAACGTCCGGTCACTGGCAGCACTACGCGGAGAATATGTTTTCGTTCGAGAGCGAAAAGGAAACGTTCGCGTTGAAGCCAATGAACTGTCCGGGgcattgtttaatgtttgacCATCGGAACCGATCGTGGCGTGAGTTGCCACTGCGTATGGCGGATTTTGGTGTGCTTCATCGCAATGAGCTGTCCGGCGCACTGACCGGATTGACGCGTGTACGTCGATTCCAGCAGGATGATGCACATATCTTCTGCATGCCGGAACAAATTCGTGAAGAAATTACCGGCTGTTTGGACTTTTTGCGACACGTGTACACGGTCTTTGGATTTACCTTCAATTTGGTCCTCTCCACACGGCCCGAGAAGTATCTGGGTGAGATTGAGGTGTGGAACGAGGCGGAAAAAGCGCTTGCCGACTCACTCGATAAGTTTGGCGAACCGTGGAAAGAAAATCCGGGCGATGGTGCGTTCTACGGTCCGAAGATTGACATTACGATTATGGATGCGCTCAAGCGAAACCATCAATGTGCTACGATTCAGCTCGATTTCCAACTGCCGATTCGGTTCAACCTGAACTACATCGACGACAATGGGGAAAAGAAACGACCGGTCATCATTCACCGTGCGGTGCTGGGCTCGGTGGAACGTATGATTGCCATCCTGACGGAAAATTATGCCGGCAAGTGGCCGTTCTGGTTGTCCCCACGGCAGGTGATGGTGGTCCCGGTCGGACCGATGTACGATGATTATGCGGACAAGGTGCGGCAGCGGCTGCACGAGGCCGGGTTTATGGTAGAGGCCGATCTGGATGCGGGCGATACTATGAACAAGAAAATCCGCAACGCACAGTTGGCACAGTTTAACTTTATATTGG TGGTTGGCGAGAAAGAACGAGGCTCGGAAACGGTAAATGTGCGCACACGCGACAACAAGGTCCATGGCGAGGTATCAGTGGACGATTTGGTAACAAAGCTATCAAAGCTGCGTGACGAGTATGCTCGCGGAGAAGATCAGTTTTAA
- the LOC128300750 gene encoding threonine--tRNA ligase 1, cytoplasmic isoform X3, giving the protein MSENAPVAEMEKLDLNKQKASKAKKEKQKNAAAEKAAAVETAQAGQASNAGGASKDGPEFIDHRIKIYDELMAQYKEELEKKEKTPIKVTLPDGKQVDGLSWQTTPYDVARGISQGLADNTVISRVNNELWDLDRPLEGDCKLQLLKFDDPDAQAVFWHSSAHILGEAMENRYGGHLCYGPPIENGFYYDMFLEGSGISNQDYGTLESEVKRIVKEKQPFERLVMKKADLLRMFEYNQFKVRILNEKVTTDTTTVYRCGPLIDLCRGPHVRNTGKVKALKVVKNSATYWEGKADAETLQRVYGISFPDPKQLKEWEKIQEEAAKRDHRKLGKEQELFFFHELSPGSCFFQPKGAHIYNTLMGFIRSEYRKRGFQEVISPNIYNAKLWQTSGHWQHYAENMFSFESEKETFALKPMNCPGHCLMFDHRNRSWRELPLRMADFGVLHRNELSGALTGLTRVRRFQQDDAHIFCMPEQIREEITGCLDFLRHVYTVFGFTFNLVLSTRPEKYLGEIEVWNEAEKALADSLDKFGEPWKENPGDGAFYGPKIDITIMDALKRNHQCATIQLDFQLPIRFNLNYIDDNGEKKRPVIIHRAVLGSVERMIAILTENYAGKWPFWLSPRQVMVVPVGPMYDDYADKVRQRLHEAGFMVEADLDAGDTMNKKIRNAQLAQFNFILVVGEKERGSETVNVRTRDNKVHGEVSVDDLVTKLSKLRDEYARGEDQF; this is encoded by the exons ATGTCGGAAAACGCTCCAGTCGCCGAGATGGAAAAGCTGGAtttgaacaaacaaaag GCAAGTAAGGCGAAGAAGGAGAAACAGAAGAATGCTGCAGCGGAAAAAG CAGCAGCCGTCGAAACCGCTCAGGCCGGTCAGGCTTCGAATGCCGGTGGAGCATCCAAAGATGGGCCGGAATTCATTGATCACCGGATCAAGATCTATGATGAGCTGATGGCTCAGTACAAGGAGGAACTGGAGAAGAAAGAGAAGACTCCCATCAAGGTAACGTTACCCGATGGCAAGCAGGTGGATGGATTAAGCTGGCAAACAACACCGTACGACGTGGCAAGAGGAATCAGCCAGGGATTGGCGGATAATACCGTGATTTCGCGCGTAAACAACGAATTGTGGGATCTGGACCGTCCGCTCGAGGGTGACTGTAAGCTGCAGCTGCTCAAGTTCGACGATCCTGACGCGCAAGCCGTATTCTGGCACAGTTCGGCCCACATCCTAGGGGAAGCGATGGAAAATCGTTACGGTGGTCACCTCTGTTACGGGCCACCGATCGAGAACGGGTTCTACTACGACATGTTCCTGGAGGGTAGTGGAATTTCTAACCAGGATTACGGTACGCTGGAATCGGAGGTTAAGCGCATCGTAAAGGAGAAACAACCGTTTGAGCGGCTGGTAATGAAGAAAGCCGATCTTTTACGCATGTTCGAGTACAACCAGTTTAAAGTGCGTATTTTGAACGAGAAAGTAACAACCGACACTACAACGGTGTACCGGTGTGGCCCCTTAATTGATCTGTGCCGTGGGCCGCATGTACGAAACACGGGCAAGGTGAAGGCGTTAAAGGTGGTGAAGAACTCGGCCACCTACTGGGAGGGTAAGGCGGATGCGGAAACACTGCAGCGCGTGTACGGAATTTCGTTCCCTGATCCGAAGCAGCTGAAGGAATGGGAAAAAATTCAGGAAGAGGCGGCCAAACGTGACCATCGGAAGTTGGGCAAGGAGCAGGAACTGTTCTTCTTCCACGAACTGTCACCCGGGTCGTGCTTTTTCCAACCGAAAGGTGCCCACATCTACAACACGCTGATGGGTTTCATTCGGAGCGAGTACCGTAAGCGTGGCTTCCAGGAAGTTATTTCACCGAATATTTACAACGCGAAGCTGTGGCAAACGTCCGGTCACTGGCAGCACTACGCGGAGAATATGTTTTCGTTCGAGAGCGAAAAGGAAACGTTCGCGTTGAAGCCAATGAACTGTCCGGGgcattgtttaatgtttgacCATCGGAACCGATCGTGGCGTGAGTTGCCACTGCGTATGGCGGATTTTGGTGTGCTTCATCGCAATGAGCTGTCCGGCGCACTGACCGGATTGACGCGTGTACGTCGATTCCAGCAGGATGATGCACATATCTTCTGCATGCCGGAACAAATTCGTGAAGAAATTACCGGCTGTTTGGACTTTTTGCGACACGTGTACACGGTCTTTGGATTTACCTTCAATTTGGTCCTCTCCACACGGCCCGAGAAGTATCTGGGTGAGATTGAGGTGTGGAACGAGGCGGAAAAAGCGCTTGCCGACTCACTCGATAAGTTTGGCGAACCGTGGAAAGAAAATCCGGGCGATGGTGCGTTCTACGGTCCGAAGATTGACATTACGATTATGGATGCGCTCAAGCGAAACCATCAATGTGCTACGATTCAGCTCGATTTCCAACTGCCGATTCGGTTCAACCTGAACTACATCGACGACAATGGGGAAAAGAAACGACCGGTCATCATTCACCGTGCGGTGCTGGGCTCGGTGGAACGTATGATTGCCATCCTGACGGAAAATTATGCCGGCAAGTGGCCGTTCTGGTTGTCCCCACGGCAGGTGATGGTGGTCCCGGTCGGACCGATGTACGATGATTATGCGGACAAGGTGCGGCAGCGGCTGCACGAGGCCGGGTTTATGGTAGAGGCCGATCTGGATGCGGGCGATACTATGAACAAGAAAATCCGCAACGCACAGTTGGCACAGTTTAACTTTATATTGG TGGTTGGCGAGAAAGAACGAGGCTCGGAAACGGTAAATGTGCGCACACGCGACAACAAGGTCCATGGCGAGGTATCAGTGGACGATTTGGTAACAAAGCTATCAAAGCTGCGTGACGAGTATGCTCGCGGAGAAGATCAGTTTTAA
- the LOC128300750 gene encoding threonine--tRNA ligase 1, cytoplasmic isoform X1: MQQTVGVLAGRCARWSLVTGVRIAYRGNGSREWLMLRQLHRLAQPTIGNQHSGKNRPFATLASKAKKEKQKNAAAEKAAAVETAQAGQASNAGGASKDGPEFIDHRIKIYDELMAQYKEELEKKEKTPIKVTLPDGKQVDGLSWQTTPYDVARGISQGLADNTVISRVNNELWDLDRPLEGDCKLQLLKFDDPDAQAVFWHSSAHILGEAMENRYGGHLCYGPPIENGFYYDMFLEGSGISNQDYGTLESEVKRIVKEKQPFERLVMKKADLLRMFEYNQFKVRILNEKVTTDTTTVYRCGPLIDLCRGPHVRNTGKVKALKVVKNSATYWEGKADAETLQRVYGISFPDPKQLKEWEKIQEEAAKRDHRKLGKEQELFFFHELSPGSCFFQPKGAHIYNTLMGFIRSEYRKRGFQEVISPNIYNAKLWQTSGHWQHYAENMFSFESEKETFALKPMNCPGHCLMFDHRNRSWRELPLRMADFGVLHRNELSGALTGLTRVRRFQQDDAHIFCMPEQIREEITGCLDFLRHVYTVFGFTFNLVLSTRPEKYLGEIEVWNEAEKALADSLDKFGEPWKENPGDGAFYGPKIDITIMDALKRNHQCATIQLDFQLPIRFNLNYIDDNGEKKRPVIIHRAVLGSVERMIAILTENYAGKWPFWLSPRQVMVVPVGPMYDDYADKVRQRLHEAGFMVEADLDAGDTMNKKIRNAQLAQFNFILVVGEKERGSETVNVRTRDNKVHGEVSVDDLVTKLSKLRDEYARGEDQF, translated from the exons ATGCAACAGACAGTCGGTGTGTTGGCGGGCCGATGTGCACGATGGTCGCTGGTGACCGGTGTTCGGATTGCGTACCGTGGAAATGGTAGCCGGGAATGGTTGATGTTACGGCAGTTGCATCGATTGGCGCAGCCTACTATTGGAAATCAGCATTCCGGCAAGAATCGTCCTTTTGCTACACTG GCAAGTAAGGCGAAGAAGGAGAAACAGAAGAATGCTGCAGCGGAAAAAG CAGCAGCCGTCGAAACCGCTCAGGCCGGTCAGGCTTCGAATGCCGGTGGAGCATCCAAAGATGGGCCGGAATTCATTGATCACCGGATCAAGATCTATGATGAGCTGATGGCTCAGTACAAGGAGGAACTGGAGAAGAAAGAGAAGACTCCCATCAAGGTAACGTTACCCGATGGCAAGCAGGTGGATGGATTAAGCTGGCAAACAACACCGTACGACGTGGCAAGAGGAATCAGCCAGGGATTGGCGGATAATACCGTGATTTCGCGCGTAAACAACGAATTGTGGGATCTGGACCGTCCGCTCGAGGGTGACTGTAAGCTGCAGCTGCTCAAGTTCGACGATCCTGACGCGCAAGCCGTATTCTGGCACAGTTCGGCCCACATCCTAGGGGAAGCGATGGAAAATCGTTACGGTGGTCACCTCTGTTACGGGCCACCGATCGAGAACGGGTTCTACTACGACATGTTCCTGGAGGGTAGTGGAATTTCTAACCAGGATTACGGTACGCTGGAATCGGAGGTTAAGCGCATCGTAAAGGAGAAACAACCGTTTGAGCGGCTGGTAATGAAGAAAGCCGATCTTTTACGCATGTTCGAGTACAACCAGTTTAAAGTGCGTATTTTGAACGAGAAAGTAACAACCGACACTACAACGGTGTACCGGTGTGGCCCCTTAATTGATCTGTGCCGTGGGCCGCATGTACGAAACACGGGCAAGGTGAAGGCGTTAAAGGTGGTGAAGAACTCGGCCACCTACTGGGAGGGTAAGGCGGATGCGGAAACACTGCAGCGCGTGTACGGAATTTCGTTCCCTGATCCGAAGCAGCTGAAGGAATGGGAAAAAATTCAGGAAGAGGCGGCCAAACGTGACCATCGGAAGTTGGGCAAGGAGCAGGAACTGTTCTTCTTCCACGAACTGTCACCCGGGTCGTGCTTTTTCCAACCGAAAGGTGCCCACATCTACAACACGCTGATGGGTTTCATTCGGAGCGAGTACCGTAAGCGTGGCTTCCAGGAAGTTATTTCACCGAATATTTACAACGCGAAGCTGTGGCAAACGTCCGGTCACTGGCAGCACTACGCGGAGAATATGTTTTCGTTCGAGAGCGAAAAGGAAACGTTCGCGTTGAAGCCAATGAACTGTCCGGGgcattgtttaatgtttgacCATCGGAACCGATCGTGGCGTGAGTTGCCACTGCGTATGGCGGATTTTGGTGTGCTTCATCGCAATGAGCTGTCCGGCGCACTGACCGGATTGACGCGTGTACGTCGATTCCAGCAGGATGATGCACATATCTTCTGCATGCCGGAACAAATTCGTGAAGAAATTACCGGCTGTTTGGACTTTTTGCGACACGTGTACACGGTCTTTGGATTTACCTTCAATTTGGTCCTCTCCACACGGCCCGAGAAGTATCTGGGTGAGATTGAGGTGTGGAACGAGGCGGAAAAAGCGCTTGCCGACTCACTCGATAAGTTTGGCGAACCGTGGAAAGAAAATCCGGGCGATGGTGCGTTCTACGGTCCGAAGATTGACATTACGATTATGGATGCGCTCAAGCGAAACCATCAATGTGCTACGATTCAGCTCGATTTCCAACTGCCGATTCGGTTCAACCTGAACTACATCGACGACAATGGGGAAAAGAAACGACCGGTCATCATTCACCGTGCGGTGCTGGGCTCGGTGGAACGTATGATTGCCATCCTGACGGAAAATTATGCCGGCAAGTGGCCGTTCTGGTTGTCCCCACGGCAGGTGATGGTGGTCCCGGTCGGACCGATGTACGATGATTATGCGGACAAGGTGCGGCAGCGGCTGCACGAGGCCGGGTTTATGGTAGAGGCCGATCTGGATGCGGGCGATACTATGAACAAGAAAATCCGCAACGCACAGTTGGCACAGTTTAACTTTATATTGG TGGTTGGCGAGAAAGAACGAGGCTCGGAAACGGTAAATGTGCGCACACGCGACAACAAGGTCCATGGCGAGGTATCAGTGGACGATTTGGTAACAAAGCTATCAAAGCTGCGTGACGAGTATGCTCGCGGAGAAGATCAGTTTTAA